One segment of Pseudophryne corroboree isolate aPseCor3 chromosome 10, aPseCor3.hap2, whole genome shotgun sequence DNA contains the following:
- the RPL27A gene encoding large ribosomal subunit protein uL15, with product MPTKLRKTRKLRGHVSHGHGRIGKHRKHPGGRGNAGGMHHHRINFDKYHPGYFGKVGMRHYHLKKNQHFCPTINLDKLWTLVSEQTRLNHAKKPDGPAPIIDAVHAGYYKVLGKGKLPKQPVIVKAKFFSRRAEEKIKGVGGACVLVA from the exons ATG CCTACTAAACTAAGGAAGACCAGGAAGCTGCGTGGACATGTCAGCCACGGACATGGCCGTATCG GCAAGCACAGGAAGCATCCTGGTGGGCGCGGTAACGCCGGTGGTATGCATCACCACAGAATTAACTTTGATAAATA CCACCCTGGTTACTTTGGTAAAGTCGGCATGAGACATTACCACTTAAAGAAGAACCAGCACTTCTGTCCCACAATCAACCTGGACAAACTGTGGACTCTGGTCAGCGAGCAGACCAGGCTGAACCACGCCAAGAAACCCGATGGACCAGCTCCAATCATTGATGCCGTACATGCG GGCTATTACAAGGTGCTCGGTAAAGGGAAGCTCCCCAAACAGCCAGTGATCGTAAAGGCAAAGTTCTTCAGTCGACGTGCGGAGGAGAAGATCAAGGGAGTCGGCGGCGCTTGTGTACTAGTGGCATAA